The following is a genomic window from Zalophus californianus isolate mZalCal1 chromosome 10, mZalCal1.pri.v2, whole genome shotgun sequence.
TCAAGGTGAGGACACGATTCCAGGACAGAAACAACAGCTGGAGTGGGGCCTAGCGGTCAGTCTTCAGTAACAGCCAGAGAGCAGAGTAGTCCCCTGAGCCTGTCCAGGGTCCAGCAGGGTGGAGACAAAGCTGGGGAAGCCAGGTAGTGGCTCGGAGAACACCCTACACAGGAGAATCTTCATCAGAAGACCCAGCCCCATCCCTGGAAGCAAGGGCAGGACTGCCAGTGGGGAGCGCAGAGATGTCAGTCAAGCAGACCTTCTGAGATAGAAGAAACTCTCCAACCCAGGTGTCATCCGCAGAAGACCAAGGTGCTGGGTGGGTGCCAGACAGGTGGTCCTAAGTTAGAGAGTGAGGTCCACCTGTACTGAACGTTGGGCAGAGACCttggcctccctccttccccaaaacCCAGCCCCTCACAAGAGGTACAAGGCTGAGGCTGCCCCAGGAAGCCCCTTTCCCAGCAAGGGCAGCTGCCGGTAGTGGTGGGGGGGTTTGCACAGAGTGGGGCACCCCTGGCTTCTCCCTTGGGGTGAGAGCAGGTGtctgccccagcccagctccgGAGTAGCCCAGGATCCTTATCACTCCTAGGTTGCCAGTCTCCTTAGTGACCAAGGTTTGAGCTGCAGGTTGGACTCTGCCCTGGGCTCGTCCTGTTCCTGCCACAAGCCCCCACTGGCTCTGCACAGAGGCCGGCTATGTGTACCTCTGGAGGGGGAGGGCCCTGCCCTACCCAGCATGTCTGTTGGAGGTTGGGCTTGCAGAGTCCAGCCTGCAGCCAGCCATTGGGACcctaagacacaaagaaaggtcCTGTGTGAGACCCAAGCAGACGGGAAGGCAGTTGTTAGCCCTGGAGGTCAGGATCAGTCCAGCCTGACAGTGGGAAAGgatgggcaggaggcagggattCTGGGAACACAGGCCAGAAACTAACTTCATGGGAAGAGCCTTGGATGGGCAGAAAAGTTCCAGAGCCATGTTGTGGTTGAAAAAGACAGCAGCAGACAGGAGCCGTGTGGAGccaggcaggactgggggtgccCTCTGCTCTGGGCTCTGTCAGTGCCCTGCCTCTCCACATGGAGCCAGCCGGCAGCAAAGCTCAGGATGTGAGGCAAGACCACAGAGCCTGGTGGTGGTTTgaactctttcttctcttttgttaaaAGGGGGAATTGAAAGGGTGTGAGGTACCCCCGGGCTCTGGGGGAGGCATGCAGGCAGCCCCAGCAGGCAGGCGCTGGGGAATGGGTGGGAAGAGTCCTGGAGTTTCCCACAATTCTTTTCTCTGCAGGGAACAGCAAGGCTGGCTGacaagggggtgggagagagaggcagggccctggggagcGGGGTGGTGGGCAAGGGGCTTGGGGGCTCACTCTAACATGCAAAGTCCAGCTGCCCCCTAAACTAGGTTGCTTCTTGGAGAACgacatacatataaatacagaCACAGCTACACACACGTGCGGAGAAGGCTCTGCATTCCCAAGGGTGGGGCTCTGGGCCTGCTGGCCCCCAAAGAGCTCCAAGGCAGGAGCCAGCCAAGTCTCCGCTGCTGTGGCGATTCTCCACAGccccctggggtggggcagggcgaGCAAGTCCTCTGGGGAAGGCTGCTTGTTCTCCGAAGTTCTGTCCACCAGCACCAAGACAACTCTGAACCAAATCCATGCAACGTGGGTGCTCCGTGCCTGCGCGTCCATGTCTGTGCGCGGGCAGCCTGTGTGCTGGCACCAGGGTCCGGTCTCTCCCCTCCAGGGCTCCGGGGTACGGGGGGTGCAGACAGAGGAGGGTGAAGGGGGCCCACAGAGAcatcctctcccccccccacaggGTCCTGGCCtccgggaggggggaggggcctcccTTATCTCTCGGCCTCCATGGCAGGGTGGGCCCTTGGTTCTGAAGCGGACTGCTGGGGGGCCAAGGGTGGCCAGTCTGACGCTGGGGAGGGAGGTGCCGGAGTCCACAGGGGCAGCTGCTGCGGCTGGTGGTGCTGTGGCCCCCCTGGGGGCGAGGCCGCAGTCGGCCAGGTCGGGGCCGCGAAGCTGCCGGTGGCGGCGTGGGGGAAGTGCGGTGGGGGGGATGTGGCCGTGGCAGCCATTGGGCTACCACTGCCACCACCGTGAAAGCTCTCGGAAGCCTTGAGACGGGAAAACATGGTGAGGGCGTCAGGGAAGTTGGGGGGCGTGGCAGGGGTGTTGGCAGGAGTGCACATCTGTAGGGGAAAACAGAGAGGGTGGGGTGAGCACCCCTTTGTGGGAGGGCCCCTGGCCTCCGGCTGCCTCCCAGGAGACACACACTCAGCCACTGTGGGGAGCTTCTGGGCCTCTGTGCTGGCTGCATCCTGGCTCTGCGAGACAGTCCACTAGCTCGGGGCTCACAGAGGGAAGGCACAGCCGAGACAGGCCGGCCCACCACACCCCCAGGCAGTCTCCAAGGAGGACCCTCCACAGCAGAGAGCCACTGCGGCTTCCCCGCCCTGGACCAGGAGCACCCCCTTCTCGCCACCCCTGCGGCCGCAAGACACTTACcatctggtggtggtggtggctgtagGGGATGTTGGTCTCCTGGAAAAAGGCGCTAAGGGCCGTCTGTGGAAAGAAGGCCCAGATTTAATTACCCTCAGGCCCTTGTTTCCAGAATCTCCAGGACTTGGTGTGGCCCTGGGCCTGGCTACAGAGAAGTGAATGGAAGGAGTGTGCCTGTCAACCCCCAAGGAGGCGCTAAAGACTCCCGGGCGGGCAGGCCAGCCTCCAGCTCCGCACACACCTTATGTGGTCACTGTGACCTcgggagcagagcagggagcacccTCTCCCGGTCTCACAGGGCAAGGCCTTTGATTCAGATTCTAACCTGACTGTCACCAACTCCATGGGTGGCAAGTCCCTcatctgagcctcaatttcctcatctgtgagccAGGGGATAGCAAAGACTCCCAGATGTTAAGTCTATGACCCgcctgcccctctccttggctgGCCACAGGAGCCTGCTATGATCTGtggctcagtttctccatctgcaccACAAGGAGACTGGGCTGGGTGGTTTCCAGattcccctcccctgctgcaaTAACCTGAGATCCACATTCCACTTGGGAGAGCCAGAATTACGTAGGATGGTCTGGGTTTTGCACTCGTTGCCCCACTCACCCAAGCCTCCCTTGGAATGTTAAGGTGCAGAGCAGGAGGATGGCAGAAGGGGGTCTGCACCCAGAGTGGtgagaaggggagtgggaaaggaggcAGAGAGCAGGTCTATGCCAGACAAGCTCATGTGGAGGCCCTGGGGGACTGGCAAGAGGGGGCTCCAGGAGCCTGAGGAGGTGCTGCGGAAAATAAGAGAGCCAGCTACTCTTGCAAAAGTGCTGGGTAAGGGAGTATGTGCcaagtcccagccccagccccagctgccctcCTTCGCCACCCCTTTAGGTTCCCTGCCCCCCAAACCCAGCCCAATCCCctgcccacgccccccccccccccccccccccccgcagcacAGCCAGACCAAGCTGGCTCCCAGGGCTTGCCctgggggtttgttttttttttggattcagATTAATTTTTCTGGGAATTTCCTGCTGGAGATTTCCTACTCCAGTGTCCCCAAACAGGGTGTGGGAACGGGCTGGGGTTAAGTACCTCCTCAGGACTCCCTCCCACCTGGGAGCCCCAGGCGACACACCCAAACCATTCCTTCCCAACAGCAGATCCAAAGGCCACCTGAGTGAGAATTCCAGTGAGAACATTCTGCTGCCTTAAAGCACCACCACTTAAAAAACACACAGGTCCCCTTCCCCCTGCAGCCGCCTGTCCTCATTAACACCTGAATCACAAAGGTACGACCCCAAAACACAGCCTTTGGCTGGGTCAACCCTCAGCCGGTGAGCCTGCAGGGGAGGTTACCGTGGGGGAAGGGTAGCCCTGAGGAACCCCTCACTCCCTTTCATGCAAGAACCTATGGTTTGGGGGTTCACATCCCATTTTCACCTTAAGTGAACCTCCCTAGTATCCATATCCTCCATTTTCGAGATGTGAAACATAGACTCAGGGAGCCCAGACCAGAGCTACCAAGTCTGCAGGCTGCTCCTGCCCCTCTTGGGGACAGAGTTTTCCCCAGCATTTCAATCCTCAAAGCTACATTTTAATTCCCATGACGAAGTGACACCAACCCGTGCTGAGAGACAGCCCAGCGGGtgccgggctctgtgctgggctgaGAGTCCAGACACGCAGAGGCTTCCCACCAGACAcctgcctgcccagccccaggcagggAGGGAACCATGTATGTGGATGTGGGACTCAAGCAAACTGCCATGAATGTGGTTTTACAAGTTTTGCCACATCTAGCCTTTGAGACAAACAGGCTGATTAGGGAGCTTCCTGCAGGGTGGGGCTGCAGgccctgcagggggtgggggtggggagggtggagggagtggCCATTCACTTCTTAGAGGTCAAGTCCCACACTGGAGGtgcagagaaaactgaggccagaggagggaagggacttgcccagaGCGAGGAGCCTCCCATCTTGGGGTGTGAGAACCACAAAGGATCAGCGGTCCCTCCTCAAAGCTCTGGTAGACGTTGGTGAGCAAAGATCCCCCTGGCTGGAcaggccactgctcccccaggcTGTCCAAACCTTTGGTCTGGAATTCTGATCCCCATCCCACTCTCAGGAAACTGCGCCCTGGAATCCCCTGGCTCACTGTCCCCTCAGCAGGCCCAAACACCTTTCCTGGGATGGCTCCCCATCAGGAAACCAGGCCCCTGGGTCCTGGCTGGGCACAGACACTGGCTGGGCGGTGACCTTACACCTGTGAGGGGTGGAGCTCAAGGACTCTGGCCTCTTTCCTAGATACCACCCTGGGTTATTTCTGGGGCAGTTGAGCTAGGCAAAGCCAAGTGGCCCCTTGGCAGCACAAGCTGTGGGCACTAGTGCCCTGTGGGTCAGGGAGGCCTGGTGGGTGGGGTCCTGACTGAGgcagccccacctcctgcccagcTGACTGGAAGCTACTGAGCCATGTAAACCACGCCGAGCACTAAGCAGGTAGATTCTCCTGCCAGCACGGAGGCGGCCACCTGGGCACGCCTCTGGGGCGGGGTGCACAGATGTACACCCCTAGCTGTAGTGTGGGATCCAACACAGCACCGGTACACTCGTGTGTGTACACGGAACACACACAGCCCGCACCCGCGCGCCGGGTGGACTGCGTGTTTACACACACGCCAACATGCCCACACGTAGCGTGGCGCGTGCGTAAATACAAACGCACATGTACGTGGACACAGGCGCCACCGAGCTGCCCATCGGGCACGCACACCCTCAGACCCACTCGCGCGGGGCCCCGGCTCTCGTTGGCCCCGAGGCTCCCCGTCTCACCCCGCGCCTCCCGAGATGGGGGCGGCGCGCGGTCCTGGCCCGGGGCGTCCTCCTTCCGGCCGCCTGCCAACTGTCCGTCCGGGCCGTCGCGCCGCCCCGCCCTGGCCGTTACCCGAACAAAAGAGGGGGGTCCCTGCATCCCGACCGCCCGGGGACGCAGGGGGGGTGGGGATTCGGGGTGCCGGCGGGGGCGGTCCGCCCCTCCCGCACACCCCGCGCGGGCGGCGTTTCCGGGGGCCGCGTAGACGCGGCCGCGACACCCGGCCGGACCCGCACGCCGCGTGTGCGCGCTAGGGCCCGACCGCCGGGGCGCGCGGCCGCCAGGACACCTGGCCGAGTGCGCGGCCCCGGCCCGGGCGCAGCGCGCACCGGCACGTGTCCACACCCGCCCGCACACGCGCGGTTGGCGGGACGGACCCGGACCCCGACCCCGGCCCGGCCGCGCACCTCGAACTGCCAGTGGGCCGCCTGCAGCAGCTGCTTCGCCTGGTCGGCCGCACAGCCCGCCGTCAGCACGAACTGGTTGATCATGACCTGGTGCTTGAGCTCATCCATGTTCACGGACATGGCGCCGCCGCCGCGCTGCCCGCTGCCTCCCGCCGCCGCGCTCCTCCGCCTCACGCGTCCACCATTAGCGAGCCGGCTCCGGCtaatacaaatatttactgtgcGGCTCTGACTCACCGAGCCTCGCCTGGCTCGGGGCCGCGGGGGCATGCTGGGAGATGTAGTCCCGCGCCGCGGCCGGCCGGGGGGCGCAGGGAGGTGTGTCCGGACGCTGCCCCTGCTGTGTGCGGAAGCGGGCGGGCGCGTCTGCAGGCCCTCACCGAGGCTCGTGGGGGTCCAGCAGGCGGAGACCGCTGGCGTCTTTGCCCGGTATGCCTGGCATCCCTCTGTTGAATGGGCGTACACTTGGAAAGGAGGCCCCTAGAAATTTTGGCATAAATCGTAAGCACTGGGACACACAGCCCcgaatgcctggcacagagtaggcgcCAATAAATACTccttcactgaatgaatgaatgtacccCTTAGGGCTCTGCAGAGAGTCAccgcctccaggaagccttccggTCTCCCCAGCGCCCCGAGCACAAGCTCACATCGCCCACTCGTGATGCGGGTACCTTCCCGGCCTTGTGCTCGACCAGGCACACAGTAGACCCGAGGAACGTTTGGGGATGGCATGGCGCCCGAACAAGCCGGCGAGGCGGGCAAGCTGTGGTGCCTCGGGGTCCCCTCCCCGCGGGGCTCCCACTTTCCCACGCAAAATCTCGTACGTTCTGTCGGAAATCTCGGCCTTCGGATGCGGGCGCCAGGACCTGGCGGAGACAGTTCCGGGGCGGCCCCGAACTCCTATTCCCAGAATGCCCCGGTTTATTTGCATCGTTCTGTCCCGAATGACGTCAAGTGAGTGAGGCCGCGCCACCGCCAATGGTCGGCCGCAGAGTGTTAGGACCTGGCCATATAAGGTAAACAAAGCTGGCGGCCCAATGAGGCTGCAGCGGGGGCGGGCGCTGGGTCGGAGCCGGCGGGGGCGCGTCACGTGGCGGGCGGGGGCGGGACTGGGGAGCGCGGGAGGGGGGGAGTTGCGTGTTGTGTTTACAGCTCTGCACGCGCGGCTTCCGGGTGATCTCTCGGGTCGGGCGTGCGGGGCCAGGGCGGACTCGGAACGGGAtcccaggggcgggggggaggcggggagaggtCTGGCTCGGTCACCCCCGCTCTGAGGGACGTTGGCCCGGTTCCTCGCGCTCCCTGGGCTCCAGTTTCATCCGTTGGGCAACCGTTCTTTGAGCCCTTTCTCTTGCCCTGCCCTGACCCAGCGTTACTGCGGAGAGCGCACCCCGGAAGggttggctggggagggggggcgggggtgttggGACCGTGTATCAGAAATCCCAaggacgggggcgcctgggtggctcagtcgttaagctctgcattgggctcaggtcatggatcccagggtcctgggatcgagcccctcatcgggctctctgctcagcggggagcctgcttctccctctctgactccccctgcttgtgttccctctctcgctatgtctctctctgtcgagtaaatatctttaaaaaaaatctcagggacGGATGTAGGCTTGTGGAAATGTAAAAAAGTGCCCCCTGGGAAGTGACACAGGCCCTGGGGGCTTGGGGTGAAAGGTCATTGGGaggtttttctatatatatatttatattttcttaaagatttttatttatttgagagagaatgagaaagagagcacatgagaggggggagggtcagagggagaaggagactccccgccaagcagggagcccgatgcgggactcgatccatgaaccccaggatcatggcctgagccgaaggcagccgcccgaccaactgagccacccaggcgcccaggttttCCTATATTTGATCCCTTGTTGGCTTTAGGCTTAGTGTGGGGTCCAGAGGTTGTGGAGGGGTCCAATGGGGATCAGGAGATCTTCTGGATGTGTCTGATTCTAGAGGAgtgccccccccaacccagcaCCTCAGTAGAGGAAATGCACTGGGTGGAGGGAACTATGCCACACTGGAGGGGTGGAGAGAAGCCCTACCTGGGTCCTAACCTTTCCAGAGGTTCTGGCTTTGGCGAGTGGGAGGATAATGGGAGACTGGTGGACAGGGCCTGAAGGGTCCTAGGAATCCGTGGGGGTTGTGGGTGGGCTGGGGCACCCGGATGctctgggagggaagggagccctGCACAGTAAGACCCCCCCAAGCGGCCTTTGAGGGCTAGAGTGCCCTGGGCTAAGTCTATCTGCAGGTAGCGGACTCACAGTGTCCTCTTGTGAGGTGCCCCAAGGGGGTACCTTGGCTCTGGCAGAAGTAACCTGTCCGCATGGGAAGTCAGGTTTGGGTGTTTTCTGCTACATGGGATCACTCAGGCTCCACCATTTTTTGCAAACCCTGATAGTGCCATGAGATTTCTGGTCTTGTTAAGAATGGCTCCTCTACTTAAAGCATCCTAAGCATGAATTAATGTGGGTAAAGCACCCAGCCCGAGGTAGGTGGCTCTGAAAGTGGTTATTGCTGTCCCTGTTATACCAGGATAGCATCAGGGCATGCTGGAAGGTAAGTGGGTTTtggagccagacagacctgggtaTGAGTCAACTCTGCTGCTTACTGACTGATGTTGGATAAGCTACTGCAGCCTTGAGCTTTGTTTCATTTGTAGAACCCGAGGTAGCAGTGTGGGGCAATCCCAGGCCTGCTGAGGGGATTAATACCCGTGCAGTGCTCAGCAAGGGCCCAGAACTCAGTGTACCATTTCTAGTACTCACCTCTTTGCCTGCATCTGGACCACTCTAGGGAGCCCAAGCCCCATTTTtactaaagatgaagaaacaggctggAATCCAAACCACCTTATGCTCTTGCCAGTGTTCAGAGCCAGTGGAGAACAGGCACCCAGTAGGCCATGAGGGTGTATTTCTGGCGAGTGAGAGAGGGCAGTGCCCTGGCAGGGCCCACTAGGGGATTTTCTGGCTCAGGGAAACAGGAAGTACCTTCCCCCTTCCACCTATCCTtatccagcaacactcagttacCTGCCCAGGCTTGTCCAGCTCAGAAGGAGCACTTCCAAACCAGCaggctggctggggtggggcagatgAGGCTGGCAGGAGCAAAGGTTACTCCTCTGGCCCCCATGGCACCCCTAGCCCGCTTGTGTTCCCAGGGGcagcagggaaggaaaaaacaatctTGTTTTTAGCCAGGATCAGCCTGGCAGGAGAGTGGACTTTGGATTTCTTAGCTAGCTCAGATGGGGCCTGACAGCTGGGACCAGTAGATAGGACAGGGGgacaaaaaggtatttttttaaaaagattttttatttatttattttttttaagattttatttatttgagagagagagagaaacagcatgagaggggagaaggtcagaaggagaagcaggctccccgccgagccgggagcccgatgtggggctcgatcccaggaccctgggatcatgacctgagccgaaggcagtcgcttaaccagctgagccacccaggcgccccaaaaaggtATTTCTAGCAGTGCCCACATCTTAACTGAAGTTCTGGGAAGTTGGGTGCCCTGCTAAAGTCTCCCAGCCTGCCCTggcctccttcccacctccatccttttttccttttcctttttttttttttttccaagattttaaattttctccacacccaatgtggggctcaaccccacaattctgtgatcaagagtctcatgctccactgactgagtcagccaggcacccttccaCCTCCATTCTTTCAAATACTCCATAGATCATTGGGTGCCTGATTCTGGGAGCACAAGAATGAATAGGCAAGGAGGCTCAGGAAGGAAGAAGTCTGGACTCAAGGACTCATCAACCCATTAACTGTGCCTAGTGTCTGTTTCAAAAGAACCAGTGCTGGCTGACTGAGAGGATTTGAGATCTGGCCACTGCCTCACTCTTGACCTCTGTTCCTATACCCTCCCCCCAATTTGAATTTAACCACACTGACCTTTGAGCCCTTGGATCATACTCAGTTCCTTGAAGCCTCAGGGCCTTTGGATATAGTGTTTCCCTGGCTTGGAACCTGAACTGGCTTACCTCCTTAGAGTTTGCTCCCCTGCTGGTTTGCTCTTATTTGTATTTCAAATCCTGGCTTAAATGTTACCTCTccagagaagccttccttgacaCCCCTATCAATAATAAGTCTCCCTTATTATTTCATTGCACTTCTATTCTCCTATAGCACTCACCACATTTTGTATTTGTGTACCTGTTAAGCTTTTAAGTGTGTCTCACTAACCTGCATGCTCCACATCTAGGGTTCTTCCATTTGATCCCAGTTGCCTGGCTAGTAGCCTGGCTCATTGCCTGTTACATAGTAGctgcatgataaatatttgttgaataaataaatgaatcagcaCAGATGTTGACAGTAGAACTAGtaacaaatcagaaaggacctgtCTCCCAGCAGGGCATGGATAAGCACAGAAAGAACAAGTCCAAAGCTCTATTAAGAGGAATGTTTAATCAAACATCCAGCCCATGGAAATGACTGCCCTGGCCCAGGATCTATAGGAAGGACACGCTCCTAGGGTTGTTTTTCAATGAGAACATCAGGGTCTGTCCTACTCTCCTTGCCTCCCCACCAATCAGGGAGGCCAGTAAATTGAATTCAGTGttggtatatgtatgtgtgtatacacacgaGTGTTATGTGACTTAATAAAGATAAGGGAAGAAAGATCAcacggtggtggggggggtgtgtcTTCAGGCCCATCTGGTGGCAAGAGACATGAAACTTAGCACATCGGGATGTTTCTGCTTCTGGGGTGGTAGGGGAGTATGGCAGTAAAAGGAGtggcctgggggcgcctgggtggctcagttggttaagcgactgccttcggctcaggtcgtgatcctggagtcccgggatcgagtcccacatcgggctccctgctc
Proteins encoded in this region:
- the UBALD1 gene encoding UBA-like domain-containing protein 1 → MPPRPRARRGSVSQSRTVNICISRSRLANGGRVRRRSAAAGGSGQRGGGAMSVNMDELKHQVMINQFVLTAGCAADQAKQLLQAAHWQFETALSAFFQETNIPYSHHHHQMMCTPANTPATPPNFPDALTMFSRLKASESFHGGGSGSPMAATATSPPPHFPHAATGSFAAPTWPTAASPPGGPQHHQPQQLPLWTPAPPSPASDWPPLAPQQSASEPRAHPAMEAER